A region of Sphingomonas crusticola DNA encodes the following proteins:
- the grpE gene encoding nucleotide exchange factor GrpE: MIDETTTPDADDLRDETAAAAPEVAEHDAAARLQAEIEDLKKQILYAQAETQNVRRRMEKDAQDARAYAATSFARDILSVSDNLTRALAAIPPAMREDEGTKPLITGLEMTGKELENVFQRNGITKIESVGAKLDPNRHQAMVELPSDQEPGTIVQEMQAGYMIKDRLLRPALVGVAKAAE, encoded by the coding sequence ATGATCGACGAAACGACCACCCCCGACGCCGATGATCTGCGCGACGAAACCGCAGCGGCCGCACCCGAGGTGGCCGAACATGACGCCGCCGCGCGCCTGCAGGCCGAGATCGAGGATCTGAAGAAGCAGATCCTTTACGCGCAAGCGGAAACCCAGAATGTCCGGCGTCGGATGGAGAAGGACGCGCAGGATGCACGGGCCTATGCCGCGACCAGCTTCGCCCGCGATATCTTGTCGGTTTCCGACAATCTGACGCGTGCGCTCGCGGCGATCCCGCCGGCAATGCGCGAGGATGAGGGCACCAAGCCGCTCATCACTGGGCTGGAGATGACCGGCAAGGAGCTGGAGAATGTGTTCCAGCGCAACGGCATCACCAAGATCGAAAGCGTTGGCGCGAAGCTTGACCCCAATCGCCACCAGGCGATGGTCGAGCTGCCGAGCGATCAGGAGCCCGGCACGATCGTGCAGGAGATGCAGGCCGGCTACATGATCAAGGATCGGCTGTTGCGGCCGGCGCTGGTGGGCGTCGCCAAGGCGGCGGAATAG
- the hrcA gene encoding heat-inducible transcriptional repressor HrcA: MTDPITEMSSRARDVFRMVVESYLDSGLPVGSRTISRFGGLNLSPASIRNVMQDLEEMGLLAAPHTSAGRMPTEGGLRLFVDAMMQATEPSDVERAAIEAQARGPVEEALAATSAVLSGLSACAGLVMVPRGEPVLRQFSFLPLGHDQAVAVLVGADGSVENRVVDLPAGVGHSSLVEAANYISGRLSGLTLGEAQVRLTDEIAQGRSALDATAQRLVARGLAVWSEDGSRRPVMIVRGAANLIDPAADADLDRVRQLLDEIEGKEEIARLLDSARGARAMKIFIGSENKLFALSGSSVIAAPYHAADGRVVGVVGVIGPTRLNYARVVPMVDFTAQTLTRLMA, encoded by the coding sequence ATGACCGATCCGATCACGGAAATGTCGTCGCGCGCGCGCGACGTGTTCCGCATGGTGGTTGAATCCTATCTGGATAGCGGGCTGCCGGTGGGATCGCGCACGATTTCACGTTTCGGCGGGCTCAACTTGTCGCCGGCCTCGATTCGCAACGTGATGCAGGATCTGGAGGAAATGGGCTTGCTGGCCGCGCCCCATACCTCCGCCGGCCGGATGCCGACGGAAGGCGGACTGCGGCTGTTCGTAGATGCGATGATGCAGGCGACCGAACCTTCCGACGTGGAGCGCGCCGCGATCGAGGCGCAGGCGCGCGGACCGGTGGAAGAAGCACTCGCGGCAACGAGCGCGGTCCTGTCCGGCCTGTCCGCCTGCGCCGGGCTGGTGATGGTCCCGCGGGGCGAGCCAGTGCTGCGGCAATTCTCCTTCCTGCCGCTCGGGCACGATCAGGCGGTGGCGGTGCTCGTCGGCGCCGACGGTTCGGTCGAAAATCGGGTGGTCGATCTGCCCGCGGGGGTCGGCCATTCCTCGCTGGTGGAGGCCGCAAATTATATCAGCGGGCGCCTGTCGGGACTGACGCTAGGCGAAGCACAGGTGCGGCTCACGGATGAGATCGCGCAGGGCCGCTCCGCGCTCGACGCAACGGCGCAGCGGCTGGTCGCACGCGGGCTGGCGGTCTGGTCGGAGGATGGCTCCCGCCGTCCCGTGATGATCGTTCGCGGCGCCGCCAATCTGATCGATCCCGCGGCCGATGCCGATCTCGATCGGGTGCGCCAGTTGCTGGACGAGATCGAGGGGAAGGAAGAGATTGCGCGCTTGCTCGACAGCGCGCGCGGGGCGCGAGCGATGAAAATCTTCATCGGATCGGAAAACAAGCTGTTCGCGTTATCCGGTTCGTCGGTAATCGCCGCGCCCTACCACGCCGCCGACGGCCGTGTGGTGGGCGTTGTAGGGGTTATCGGCCCGACGCGGTTGAACTATGCGCGTGTGGTTCCCATGGTGGATTTCACCGCCCAAACATTGACGAGATTGATGGCATGA
- a CDS encoding glycoside hydrolase family 5 protein, which produces MRRMWSLLAGLLLAAAGMSPAQAAPPAPSAWDQNRTLGRGVNIIGYDPLWKDFRQGRFKAYHFQKIRDAGFSTVRIVLQSFAHMDAHNRLDDKWLGTLDWAISGATKAGLNVIVDEHDFNLCSERPDDCHAKLIAFWTQVARHLRKRGDNVLFELLNEPHAPLDAAKWNAMLGELIPLVRTTNPTRTLVIGPTQWNNFHQLDTLKLPEKDRRIIVTFHYYDPMRFTHQGASWVPEFANVSGVTCCTPEERARVDQDFDTVAAWSKAHDRPILLGEFGAREGGDMNSRVAWTSAVARSAERHGFAWAYWQFDSDFIVWDMKKDEWVRPILGALIPGKG; this is translated from the coding sequence ATGCGGAGGATGTGGAGCTTGCTGGCCGGGTTGCTACTCGCCGCCGCGGGGATGAGCCCCGCGCAAGCCGCGCCTCCCGCACCTTCCGCCTGGGACCAGAACCGCACCTTGGGGCGTGGGGTCAACATCATCGGTTACGATCCGCTGTGGAAGGATTTCCGGCAAGGTCGCTTCAAGGCCTACCATTTCCAGAAGATCCGGGACGCGGGCTTCTCGACGGTGCGGATCGTGCTCCAGTCGTTCGCGCATATGGACGCGCACAACCGGCTCGATGACAAATGGCTCGGCACGCTGGATTGGGCAATTAGCGGTGCCACGAAAGCCGGGCTCAACGTGATTGTCGACGAACATGATTTCAATCTGTGCAGCGAGCGTCCGGACGATTGCCATGCAAAGCTGATCGCCTTCTGGACCCAGGTGGCGCGTCACCTGCGCAAGCGCGGCGACAATGTCCTGTTCGAGCTTTTGAACGAACCCCACGCGCCGCTCGATGCGGCAAAATGGAATGCCATGCTGGGCGAGTTGATTCCCCTGGTGCGTACCACCAACCCCACCCGTACGCTGGTGATCGGGCCGACCCAGTGGAACAACTTTCATCAGCTCGATACGCTGAAGCTGCCGGAGAAAGACCGGCGCATCATCGTAACCTTTCATTATTACGATCCGATGCGCTTCACCCACCAGGGCGCGAGCTGGGTCCCCGAGTTCGCCAATGTCTCGGGCGTGACCTGCTGTACACCGGAGGAGCGTGCGCGGGTCGATCAAGATTTCGACACGGTTGCGGCCTGGTCGAAGGCGCACGACCGGCCGATCCTGCTGGGCGAATTCGGTGCACGCGAGGGCGGAGACATGAATTCGCGCGTGGCGTGGACGAGCGCGGTCGCCCGCTCGGCCGAACGGCACGGCTTTGCCTGGGCCTATTGGCAGTTCGACAGCGACTTCATCGTCTGGGACATGAAGAAAGACGAATGGGTTCGTCCCATCCTCGGCGCGCTCATCCCCGGCAAGGGATGA
- a CDS encoding acid phosphatase produces MKQFTVPALAAFAGLAIAATPVPGYLDQVFDLTTIVPPAPVKGDIRYAADRRVFKATRAMLDTPRGRLATDDVPSSVIEVEKDFSCAAGTTLSPEATPATHRLLVAANADTARANNAAKDHWKRLRPFLIDKGPTCESKEDLAKSYDYPSGHTTRGWTFGLILSELEPDRATPILIRARAYGESRIVCGAHNMSAVDAGRTGASATMQAIRATAAYQADLVAARRELVAARANPALAPEAGACSTEMALSTPSVLTGLRK; encoded by the coding sequence ATGAAGCAGTTCACCGTACCCGCGCTGGCAGCGTTTGCGGGGCTGGCGATCGCGGCCACGCCCGTGCCCGGCTATCTCGATCAGGTGTTCGATCTCACGACGATCGTGCCCCCCGCCCCGGTCAAGGGCGACATACGCTACGCGGCCGACCGCAGGGTATTCAAGGCGACGCGGGCGATGCTCGATACGCCGCGCGGCCGACTCGCCACGGATGATGTCCCCTCGTCCGTGATCGAGGTCGAGAAGGATTTCAGCTGCGCCGCGGGAACGACATTGTCGCCGGAGGCGACGCCGGCCACGCATCGCCTGCTCGTTGCCGCCAATGCCGATACCGCGCGTGCCAACAATGCCGCCAAGGATCATTGGAAGCGGCTCCGCCCCTTCCTGATCGACAAGGGGCCGACCTGTGAGTCGAAGGAGGATCTGGCCAAAAGCTATGATTACCCATCGGGCCATACGACACGCGGCTGGACGTTCGGGCTAATCCTGTCCGAGCTCGAGCCGGACCGCGCGACGCCGATCCTGATCCGGGCACGCGCCTATGGCGAAAGTCGCATCGTCTGCGGCGCCCACAATATGAGCGCTGTCGATGCAGGCCGCACTGGCGCCTCAGCGACGATGCAGGCGATCCGCGCGACGGCCGCCTATCAGGCGGATCTCGTCGCAGCTCGCCGGGAATTGGTGGCGGCGCGCGCCAATCCGGCCTTGGCGCCCGAAGCCGGAGCCTGCTCGACCGAGATGGCGCTCAGCACCCCCTCAGTGCTCACGGGGCTGAGAAAATAG
- the dnaJ gene encoding molecular chaperone DnaJ, which yields MAETDFYELLEIERTADDKTIKSSYRRLAMECHPDRNPGCEKSEAKFKAISQAYDVLKDPQKRAAYDRFGHAAFQNGGGGGQGQGFEGFSDIFENIFGEFMGGGRGGGRSSVQRGADLRYDLEIGLDDAYHGKTEEIRVDVAAICDTCEGTGAKPGTSARGCATCHGHGKVRAQQGFFVVERVCPTCHGRGEVIAESCAQCRGEGRVEKSKTLQVKIPPGVDEGTRIRMTGEGEAGARGAPAGDLYIFLHLRPHSLFQREGTTLFARAPISFSTAALGGSITVPGLDGQAHELRIPAGIQSGKQLRQRGAGMPVLNGRGQGDMVVQIEVETPTRLTARQKELLEEFRATETGEECPETSGFFARLKGMLGAD from the coding sequence ATGGCCGAAACTGATTTTTACGAACTGCTCGAGATCGAGCGGACTGCCGACGATAAGACGATCAAGTCGTCCTATCGGCGCCTTGCAATGGAATGCCATCCGGATCGCAATCCGGGCTGCGAGAAATCCGAGGCCAAGTTCAAGGCGATCAGCCAGGCCTATGACGTGCTCAAGGATCCGCAGAAGCGTGCCGCTTATGACCGTTTTGGCCATGCCGCGTTCCAGAATGGTGGTGGCGGAGGCCAAGGTCAGGGCTTCGAGGGCTTCTCCGACATTTTCGAGAATATCTTCGGCGAATTCATGGGCGGCGGCCGCGGCGGCGGCCGTTCATCGGTGCAGCGCGGCGCCGACCTGCGTTATGATCTCGAGATCGGGCTGGACGATGCCTATCACGGCAAGACCGAGGAAATCCGGGTCGATGTCGCGGCGATCTGCGATACGTGCGAAGGCACGGGGGCTAAGCCCGGCACATCGGCGCGCGGCTGCGCGACCTGCCATGGTCATGGCAAGGTACGCGCGCAACAGGGCTTCTTCGTGGTCGAGCGCGTCTGTCCGACCTGCCACGGCCGCGGCGAGGTTATCGCCGAATCCTGCGCCCAATGTCGTGGCGAGGGCCGGGTTGAGAAATCCAAGACGCTCCAGGTCAAGATTCCGCCGGGCGTCGACGAAGGCACGCGCATCCGGATGACGGGCGAGGGCGAGGCAGGCGCACGCGGAGCGCCGGCGGGCGACCTCTATATTTTCCTGCATCTTCGTCCTCACAGCCTGTTCCAGCGCGAGGGCACGACCTTGTTCGCGCGCGCGCCGATCAGCTTCAGCACCGCGGCACTGGGCGGTTCGATCACCGTTCCCGGTCTCGACGGCCAGGCGCACGAATTGCGCATTCCCGCGGGTATCCAGTCAGGCAAGCAGCTGCGCCAGCGCGGCGCGGGCATGCCGGTGCTCAACGGGCGTGGACAAGGCGATATGGTCGTGCAGATCGAGGTGGAAACGCCGACGCGGCTGACCGCGCGTCAGAAGGAGTTGCTCGAGGAATTCCGCGCCACCGAAACCGGTGAGGAATGCCCCGAAACCAGCGGCTTCTTTGCGCGTCTCAAGGGCATGCTGGGCGCGGATTAG
- the dnaK gene encoding molecular chaperone DnaK has product MAKVIGIDLGTTNSCVAVMEGGKPKVIENAEGARTTPSIVAFAKDGERLIGQPAKRQAVTNPDNTIFAVKRLIGRRFDDPVTKKDTELVPYHIVKGPNGDAWVKAGGEDYSPSQISAFILQKMKETAESYLGETVTQAVITVPAYFNDAQRQATKDAGRIAGLEVLRIINEPTAAALAYGLEKDNNKTIAVYDLGGGTFDVSVLEIGDGVFEVKSTNGDTFLGGEDFDAKVVQYLADEFKKSEGIDLTKDRLALQRLKEAAEKAKIELSSTQTTEVNLPFITADATGPKHLVKTITRADLERLVDDLIKRTIDPMKKALADAGLKADQIDEVVLVGGMTRMPKVRDAVKAFFGKEPHTGVNPDEVVAIGAAVQAGVLQGDVKDVLLLDVTPLSLGIETLGGIMTRMIDRNTTIPTKKSQTYSTADDNQNAVTIRVFQGEREMAADNKMLGQFDLVGIPPAPRGVPQIEVTFDIDANGIVNVSAKDKGTGKEQQIKIQASGGLSDTDIDQMVKDAEQFAEEDKKRRAAAEAKNNAESLIHSTESQLNEHGSKLDAGLKSEIETAIAAAKTAVESGDPDQMTEKTNALTQVAMKMGQTIYQAEQAAGAAAASGEADKPADEDVVDAEFSEVDETK; this is encoded by the coding sequence ATGGCCAAAGTTATCGGGATCGACCTGGGTACGACCAACAGCTGCGTCGCCGTCATGGAAGGTGGCAAGCCCAAGGTTATCGAGAATGCCGAAGGGGCGCGCACCACGCCCTCGATCGTCGCCTTCGCCAAGGATGGGGAGCGACTGATCGGTCAGCCGGCCAAGCGCCAGGCGGTGACCAACCCCGACAATACGATTTTCGCAGTGAAGCGCCTGATCGGCCGCCGCTTCGACGATCCGGTGACCAAGAAGGACACCGAGCTGGTTCCCTATCACATCGTCAAGGGCCCGAATGGCGACGCATGGGTCAAGGCGGGCGGCGAGGATTATTCGCCCAGCCAGATCTCCGCCTTCATCCTGCAGAAGATGAAGGAAACCGCCGAGAGCTATCTTGGCGAGACGGTGACCCAGGCGGTCATCACGGTGCCGGCTTATTTCAACGACGCGCAGCGCCAGGCGACCAAGGACGCCGGCCGCATCGCGGGCCTCGAAGTGCTGCGCATCATCAACGAGCCGACGGCGGCCGCGCTCGCCTACGGGCTCGAGAAGGATAACAACAAGACGATCGCGGTCTATGACCTTGGCGGCGGCACGTTCGACGTGTCGGTGCTCGAGATCGGCGACGGCGTGTTCGAGGTGAAGTCGACCAACGGCGACACCTTCCTCGGCGGCGAGGATTTCGACGCCAAGGTCGTCCAATATCTCGCCGACGAGTTCAAGAAGAGCGAAGGCATCGATCTCACCAAGGATCGCCTCGCGCTCCAGCGCCTCAAGGAAGCCGCCGAAAAGGCCAAGATCGAGCTGTCGTCCACCCAGACGACCGAGGTCAATCTGCCCTTCATCACCGCCGACGCGACCGGGCCGAAGCATCTCGTCAAGACGATCACGCGCGCCGATCTGGAGCGTCTGGTCGATGACCTGATCAAGCGCACGATCGATCCGATGAAGAAGGCGCTCGCCGATGCCGGCCTCAAGGCCGATCAGATCGACGAGGTCGTGCTCGTCGGCGGCATGACGCGCATGCCCAAGGTGCGCGACGCCGTGAAGGCCTTCTTCGGCAAGGAGCCGCATACCGGCGTCAACCCCGACGAAGTGGTGGCGATCGGCGCTGCGGTCCAGGCCGGCGTGCTCCAGGGTGACGTCAAGGACGTGCTGCTGCTCGACGTGACCCCGCTGTCGCTCGGCATCGAGACGCTCGGCGGTATTATGACGCGCATGATCGATCGCAACACGACCATTCCGACCAAGAAGTCGCAGACCTATTCGACGGCCGATGACAATCAGAATGCCGTCACGATCCGCGTCTTCCAGGGTGAGCGTGAGATGGCTGCCGACAACAAGATGCTCGGCCAGTTCGATCTCGTCGGCATCCCGCCGGCGCCGCGCGGCGTGCCGCAGATCGAGGTCACGTTCGACATCGACGCCAACGGCATCGTCAATGTCAGTGCCAAGGACAAGGGCACCGGCAAGGAGCAGCAGATCAAGATCCAGGCCTCGGGCGGCTTGTCCGACACCGACATCGATCAGATGGTGAAGGATGCCGAGCAGTTCGCCGAGGAGGACAAGAAGCGTCGTGCCGCGGCTGAGGCGAAGAACAATGCCGAAAGCCTGATCCACTCGACCGAGAGCCAGCTCAACGAGCATGGCTCGAAGCTCGATGCCGGCCTCAAGTCGGAGATCGAGACCGCGATCGCGGCTGCCAAGACGGCGGTCGAGAGCGGCGATCCCGATCAGATGACCGAAAAGACGAACGCGCTGACGCAGGTGGCGATGAAGATGGGCCAGACCATCTACCAGGCCGAGCAGGCCGCCGGTGCTGCGGCCGCCTCGGGTGAGGCTGACAAGCCTGCAGACGAGGATGTGGTCGACGCCGAATTCTCGGAAGTCGACGAGACGAAGTAA
- a CDS encoding glutathione S-transferase family protein, with protein sequence MILIGQYDSPFVRRVAITLQLYDFSYEHRPWSAVGDAERIARVSPLMRVPILIDADGVAMTDSGTIVQLLDHLAGGGAFLNRSWPQQRDVLRLAAFATGVADKGVALIYERAFHKDAVPAWTQRLHRQIGDTLAMLDRERASRTSSWLFGDRLSHADIMLGAMTCFLREAHPGLFDLDSYRALRRHWEACEMLPEFRNAYQAFKLGGAD encoded by the coding sequence ATGATCCTGATCGGGCAATATGATTCGCCCTTCGTGCGTCGCGTGGCGATCACGCTCCAGCTCTATGATTTTTCCTACGAGCACCGGCCCTGGTCTGCCGTAGGCGATGCCGAGAGGATCGCGCGGGTCAGTCCGCTGATGCGCGTGCCGATCCTGATCGACGCGGATGGCGTGGCCATGACCGACAGCGGCACGATCGTTCAATTGCTCGATCATCTCGCCGGCGGCGGCGCCTTTCTCAACCGCAGCTGGCCGCAGCAGCGCGACGTGCTGCGCCTGGCGGCGTTTGCAACGGGTGTCGCCGATAAAGGCGTCGCCCTGATTTACGAACGCGCCTTCCATAAAGATGCGGTGCCGGCGTGGACCCAGCGGCTGCATCGGCAAATCGGCGATACTCTGGCCATGCTTGATCGCGAGCGCGCGTCACGCACGTCTTCCTGGCTGTTTGGCGATCGACTCAGCCATGCCGACATCATGCTCGGCGCTATGACCTGCTTTCTGCGCGAAGCGCATCCCGGCCTGTTCGACCTGGACAGCTACCGGGCGCTCCGGCGACATTGGGAGGCCTGCGAAATGCTGCCCGAATTCCGGAACGCTTATCAGGCTTTCAAATTAGGCGGTGCGGATTAG
- the rnr gene encoding ribonuclease R yields MPRRPAPGLPSRQQILDLIASSATPTGKREIARAFGLHGNEKIALKALLKDMADEGLIDSAPGRAFHKMGGVPKVTVLRIVDVADDGQAFGVPESWHADGPPPRLRVIERGKRERALGPGDRILARTEEAGNGWVAHPMKRLARGEEQVLGVLHQEGERLWLKPVDKRERRELMVSDAGEAQAGDLVLAEKAGRPPRITARVVERLGEPFAPRSFSLIAIHKHNIPDRFSEDTIAEAIRVAHLPLGEQREDLRHLPIVAIDPADARDHDDAVWATADDDPANPGGFLAIVAIADVSFYVRPGSDLDREARRRGNSVYFPDRVVPMLPEELSADICSLKQGADRAALVCHLVISADGALKSWKFTRAVIRVAANIAYEDAQAAVDADSGPLLEEALKPLWACWAALARARDKRAPLDLDLPERRVVLDEKGRILSVAPRERLDAHRLIEDYMIAANVAAAKALEAKKAPVMYRIHEPPSREKLVALKEYLDTFAISFALGQVIKPNTFNQLLERVGERDERPQIMEQVLRTQTQAYYGPANAGHFGLALGSYAHFTSPIRRYADLLVHRALVGAYNLAPAVKETRLPAEDEDAFVRIGEAISAAERRAMEAERETVDRYVAAYLSTRVGDLVHTRITGVQPFGFFATVEGLGGDGLVPVSTLGREYFRYDEASQALEGEQSGTRYTSGMKLKLRLAEANPISGALRFEVENADGTGAQSRPNRSDRTAPRRGRPGNIRHTNRRR; encoded by the coding sequence ATGCCTCGCCGTCCCGCACCTGGCCTGCCCAGCCGCCAGCAAATCCTCGACCTGATCGCCAGCAGCGCGACCCCCACCGGCAAGCGCGAAATCGCGCGCGCCTTCGGGCTGCACGGCAATGAGAAGATCGCGCTCAAGGCGCTGCTCAAGGACATGGCCGACGAAGGCCTGATCGACAGCGCCCCGGGTCGTGCGTTCCACAAGATGGGCGGCGTGCCCAAGGTGACGGTGCTGCGCATCGTCGACGTCGCCGATGACGGTCAGGCATTCGGCGTGCCCGAGAGCTGGCATGCGGACGGCCCTCCGCCCAGGTTGCGCGTGATCGAGCGCGGCAAGCGCGAACGCGCGCTCGGCCCCGGAGACAGGATCCTGGCGCGCACCGAGGAGGCCGGCAACGGCTGGGTCGCGCATCCGATGAAACGGTTGGCGCGCGGCGAGGAACAGGTACTCGGCGTGCTCCACCAGGAAGGGGAGCGGTTGTGGCTCAAGCCGGTCGACAAGCGTGAACGGCGTGAGTTGATGGTGTCCGACGCCGGCGAGGCGCAGGCGGGGGATCTCGTCTTGGCGGAGAAAGCGGGGCGGCCGCCGCGTATAACCGCGCGCGTGGTTGAGCGGCTGGGCGAACCGTTCGCGCCGCGCAGCTTCAGCCTGATCGCGATCCACAAGCATAATATCCCGGACCGCTTTTCCGAGGACACGATCGCCGAGGCGATCCGCGTCGCCCACCTACCGCTCGGTGAGCAGCGCGAGGATCTGCGCCATCTGCCGATCGTCGCGATCGATCCTGCCGATGCGCGCGACCACGACGATGCGGTCTGGGCGACGGCGGACGACGATCCCGCCAATCCGGGCGGCTTCCTGGCGATCGTCGCGATTGCTGACGTTAGTTTCTACGTCCGCCCGGGCTCCGATCTCGATCGCGAGGCGCGGCGGCGCGGCAACAGCGTCTATTTTCCCGATCGGGTTGTCCCGATGCTGCCGGAGGAATTGTCCGCCGATATTTGCTCGCTCAAGCAGGGGGCGGATCGGGCGGCCCTCGTCTGCCATCTCGTCATTTCGGCAGATGGCGCGCTCAAAAGCTGGAAATTCACCAGAGCGGTTATCCGGGTCGCCGCGAACATCGCCTATGAGGATGCGCAGGCGGCGGTCGATGCCGACAGCGGTCCTCTTCTTGAAGAAGCGCTCAAGCCATTGTGGGCATGTTGGGCAGCGCTTGCCAGGGCGCGCGACAAGCGGGCGCCGCTGGACTTGGACCTGCCGGAGCGGCGCGTCGTGCTGGACGAGAAAGGCCGCATCCTCTCGGTCGCGCCGCGCGAGCGGCTCGATGCCCATCGGCTCATCGAGGATTATATGATCGCCGCCAACGTCGCTGCTGCCAAGGCGCTCGAGGCGAAGAAGGCGCCGGTGATGTACCGCATCCACGAGCCGCCAAGTCGCGAGAAGCTGGTGGCGCTCAAGGAATATCTCGATACGTTCGCCATCAGCTTCGCGCTGGGCCAGGTGATCAAGCCCAACACCTTCAATCAATTGCTGGAGCGGGTCGGGGAGCGCGACGAGCGCCCGCAGATCATGGAACAGGTGCTGCGTACCCAAACCCAGGCTTATTATGGTCCCGCCAATGCCGGCCATTTCGGGCTAGCGCTTGGCAGCTATGCGCATTTCACCAGTCCGATCCGGCGTTATGCCGACTTGCTCGTCCATCGCGCGCTGGTCGGTGCCTATAATCTCGCGCCTGCGGTCAAGGAAACGCGGCTGCCGGCGGAGGATGAGGACGCCTTCGTGCGGATCGGCGAGGCGATCAGCGCCGCCGAGCGCCGCGCGATGGAGGCCGAGCGGGAGACGGTCGATCGTTATGTGGCGGCCTATCTGTCGACCCGCGTCGGCGATTTGGTCCACACACGCATTACGGGCGTGCAGCCGTTCGGCTTCTTCGCCACCGTTGAAGGGCTGGGCGGCGATGGGCTGGTGCCGGTATCGACGCTTGGCCGGGAATATTTCCGCTACGATGAAGCGTCGCAAGCGCTGGAAGGCGAGCAGAGCGGGACGCGTTACACGTCCGGCATGAAGCTCAAGCTGCGGCTGGCGGAAGCCAATCCCATCTCCGGCGCCTTACGCTTCGAAGTGGAGAATGCCGACGGCACAGGGGCGCAGTCACGCCCCAACCGCAGCGATCGCACCGCACCTCGACGCGGCCGCCCCGGCAACATACGGCATACCAACAGGCGCAGATAA
- a CDS encoding vgr related protein translates to MACSIFGDALDVDAVRLHAAKWWPFQPRNAVMAPDGDVWFHPAGGLWREDFAGAHPRLQALLIHELTHVWQRQHGLNLVLRRHPFCRYDYRIVPGRPLSRYGIEQQAMIVEHAFVARKAGQPNPALESLLRAAGLLASAPVRNPASLRGA, encoded by the coding sequence ATGGCCTGCTCCATCTTCGGCGATGCACTCGATGTGGATGCGGTACGGTTGCACGCCGCAAAATGGTGGCCGTTCCAGCCGCGCAATGCGGTCATGGCACCTGACGGCGACGTGTGGTTTCATCCCGCAGGCGGGCTCTGGCGGGAAGATTTCGCGGGGGCGCACCCCCGGTTGCAAGCGCTGCTCATCCACGAGCTAACCCATGTGTGGCAGCGTCAGCACGGGCTCAACCTGGTCCTGCGGCGTCACCCTTTTTGCCGGTACGATTACCGGATCGTGCCGGGGCGGCCGCTCTCCCGCTATGGCATCGAGCAGCAGGCGATGATCGTCGAACATGCGTTCGTGGCGCGGAAGGCGGGGCAACCGAACCCCGCGCTCGAATCGCTGCTACGCGCCGCCGGTCTTTTGGCGAGTGCGCCTGTTCGTAACCCGGCGTCATTGCGAGGCGCGTAG
- a CDS encoding copper chaperone PCu(A)C: protein MTIRAALLAPLLLLAACHGRSSEPKVTDAWVRLPAVTGQPAAAYFTIRGGRGDAKLVRMESALAAKTEMHQSMAGMAGMTTMMPLDHVDVPANGKVEFKPGGNHAMLIGLDPVVKPGTGVPLRFGFADGTTAEAEAKTVSAGEDAPY from the coding sequence ATGACAATACGCGCCGCCCTCCTCGCCCCGCTTCTGCTGCTTGCGGCCTGCCATGGCCGCTCGTCGGAGCCCAAGGTGACGGATGCATGGGTGCGTCTTCCGGCCGTCACCGGCCAGCCCGCTGCCGCCTACTTCACGATCCGTGGCGGCCGCGGCGATGCCAAGCTGGTGCGCATGGAGAGCGCCCTCGCGGCCAAGACCGAGATGCACCAGAGCATGGCGGGAATGGCCGGCATGACGACGATGATGCCCCTGGATCACGTCGATGTACCGGCAAACGGCAAAGTCGAATTCAAGCCGGGTGGCAACCACGCAATGCTGATCGGGCTCGACCCGGTCGTGAAACCCGGCACCGGCGTACCGCTGCGCTTCGGCTTCGCCGATGGAACTACTGCGGAAGCCGAAGCCAAGACCGTCAGCGCCGGCGAGGATGCACCTTATTGA